The sequence below is a genomic window from Cicer arietinum cultivar CDC Frontier isolate Library 1 chromosome 6, Cicar.CDCFrontier_v2.0, whole genome shotgun sequence.
aatcgattgagtaatcgattataggtgttttgttcaaacaacgagatcaaaacaaccGATTGCTCAATCGACGTATATTCATTGatataatcgatttggcaattagctgaattcttcctgtaactcaaacatttagttcaatcgacgaatgattgtgctggtcacagtgactcagatatttactccaatcgatttgccaatcgatttggcttgttacagaacctcagccaTTTGGTCAAAAttaatgtgccaatcgattattcaatgtttttctgataaatgattaactagtTCAtcctttcaatcgattacctaaacGATTGATGCAAATCTTGCACTTCAAGAAAcatttatcaatcgattatctaatcgattagtgcattgcttgcaacttaagaaatttatttcaattgattgtccaatcgatttcgttgatCACAGAACACTTGTCTTATGAAAAAGTATTTGCTTAATCGATTGACTCAGTATGATCTTGGTTCTGtgattcacaaaatcgattactcaattgatgtgcaaatcgattgtccaattgatttgtttaaacacagaacacatgttttgataaaacctttaagtaatcgatttcccaatcgattaacttagtaAAACCTTTATTATGTGAgtttgacaatcgattgcttaattgattgatcaattgatttattacttgattgattaaaactcattttataacttcattggcaaatactatatgagaactTATTATGATTGAGTCTACCTAATTGACTATATTAACACTAAACATTCTTGTACAtcagtcttcaagccttgtaggacatcatccatctttgcttgattgtttgagttccaagttttgtccaagtgtgtagtgtttgattatttgcctgaaatgtttctcaattcaaatcattagatcaattcaaataattcatatgtattgtaagtttgggaattaaatcaaaaacatgatcagggaaacACATGTCTTACAATTCGTACATAAgacaaactaaaaaaattagaatttcaattatcaCAGATTTTACGATGTTTACAAGATACGATTTTCATGCGTCATACAGTTTGTACAAATTTTTAGAACATCACAcaattcatttaaataaaatatatccactttatgattttttatttatctatatatagagtttgttgaattaatttattatattttatctcttCAATTGCATAATTTCTAATATGATTAACGATTTGGATTATTCAATAACAATTGAATAATCATTTACATTAAGGTAAACATTAAggtcaaaataagaaaattattgctttttattatattcttataaaaaaaattatttaaataaaaaagagtaaaaatgTGGAAAATATAACCAATTTCTCAAACATCAGACAtgtttaaagatattttaataatatattaatgttattttattaaaataattagggGATGTCGTGGCCCCTACTACATTTCCACAccttaaacttttaaaattctTATGATAACATAAactattaaatcaattatatcatattaattatataatgtaaaATGAAATTCAAGGAACctgtttaatataatttttttcgaaaacaatccaaatttatgttataataACACAAAACTGAGTTTAACTGCAGTCAACTAACACACGAAATTGAGTAAACGAACACTCCTCGTAAAACTTGTGATGTCTAgtttatagataattttttttttcttcaaattaaacCATAATTAAtgcaatttattaaaataatacacGAGACAAAAGATAGGACAACAACTCTAGTCTAACTTGTACTCAATTTGAATGTAATTGAGTCTAATTTTCAGAAAACTAACAATCATTCATAACATCATCACATTGTCAATTTACTCAAACTAATTTGTCACAATAGTGAAAACTTAAGGTCTTTAatttcaaacacatcaaaaaagCATAATTTAATCGTATCAAAGAAACCCAGTTCTACAATAATCTATTCTCAATTTCAGTTATAGAACTTCAcgtgtataaattattttaaccatCTATTTCAAAACCCCTAAAtctaaccaaaaataaaaaaaaataaaaaaaaaataaaaaaaaatcatgttttcCATTTCAAACCCTTAAACTCCAAAACTCCAAATCCCTAACCTATGAAAAACATTATCTCAATAGATAtatgaaatagaaatagaaaaagGGAAACCCACATTTTGATTTCCAAAACAATTGAAAAGGAAACCCACATTATCTCAACTCTTTCTACTTTGACTTCTAACAAAAATTAcactttttctttctcctttctTATTttgtcaatatattttttttttctttttctctctcttacCCTTTATTCCTTTCCCTCTCTTTGTTTCTTTAGTTTATGTGCTCCTCCCctcctttttgtttttttttttcttcttttttccccttattttagtaatttcatcccttcttttatttctttattattattattattattattattattattattattattattattattattattattattattgttattattactattacaaattataattatatactaATAGGTAAAAGGGTTGTTACtgattatttatgttaaaaaggATGTTAGAAAtgctataaataattaattaaattatttatccaaatagTAAATAGTAGAAGATACAACTATGAGTAAAAAAGTGAATGAAAtgactttaaaatatatttttatattaactgGTGGTGAACATTTAAGAATGAGTTCAATTGTTTTGtactattaatataaaaaaaaaattacattatcaataaatcataataatttatgcatgcatttttaaaaataattataattataattaaatattattaattatttaacaatttataattaaccaatgttttaaaaaatctttccatttattatatatataaattaaaagggttaaataaatttttagtatttataaaaagaattaaaataatttattttaaactaaaCTTGAATTATAGATGAAAACATATTTAGCCTTAAATTAACTTTATTAATTTGCttgtttgtaatttttgttggtattttgatgtttttacAGTACATAAGTGGCAAGTTGATGTTTTAGATGGTGGTAAGTTGATGTAAATTACACGTGTCCTAAAAACAAAGTAGTAGAAAATAGTAATATGATGTTTTGGTAATTCAATttgttagtttttaatttttgacaaaaattaaatttagttagTTTTTGTTTGCTCATTTTGGAAATGGCGGAATAAtggtataatattttttcatagtAATTTGATGTTTTGGTAATTCAATAGATAAAAATGCTTAGTTTTTCTGTCATAGTATTGATTCAAAtgtaaagtcaaatattttatttacgaTTCCACAATTGATATATGCAACTTTCGGTGTGTTAACagttcttttaattaattattctcaTCTTGGGATGCATGCTTTATAGCCGCAAAGTTATCATGCACTCGGTGTATTAGTTTTATACTCTccacgtttttttttttaacagtgTTGATGTGATTAAATCCAATTTTATTTctgaaaaaaattacataaaatccTTAATGGGAGTGGGAGTAGGTAAGATAAATTCTTAGATGTTTACGGCTTAATTTATGTCTTAAAttagatttgatttttttaaaacaaataaatttaagaattacaaaaaaaaagttttttttttatttaattaaatagtcaaaattacatACTAAATAATAAGTATTTTAAGTTTATTATGTctgtaaatttaaataaatataataatattttttattaatataattattatattaaattttaattttttattatatgtttcaattttagtaatttataatttttttaatatattaaaatataatattataaaataaaattaaaataatatatttataaagtcGTATTCTTAAAAGTattcatattaaatattaaaataaaatttcattttatagaCATAATAACctactaatttatttaaatatatatatatatatttaattatttatttaaaaatattaaaataaaatatatttttaagcaGACTAACAAACTATATAAAACTTCTATTAAAAGGTCAAACTAAGATTTAAAAAGTAAACATGTAATAGGtcacatatcaaatttaatcttcaaattttttgaCTCACAAAATTTAGACTTAACAAAATCTAATTCCACATAATCTATTTATAagtctaattttaaaataaattattttattaaaaaaataaaaaatagtagtaGTTCCATTGTCTCACGGTTTCACAAAATAGTAGGTCCAATCATGACTAGAAAACAAAACTTGATTAGGTAATTCTATAAAGTAAATTGGTTGATTGCATTTCAGCGGGTAGTTGGAGTTGCAGCTAGTAGCTGCCCTCCCTCAacatcaataaatataataattttttaaaaagtgatttattttgaaacaaacaaattaaattttgatttgcTCAAAATATTTAGACTATCAACTActcaataatataaatatttattagttaactaaaatttaattgatatttatatgatttatgaagaaaaaaatttaagcttatatcatttatataaatataaaattatcgtGTGAATGcaaaataacatattatttcATTGAACATTGTTgtctataatttcttaattttctggtttttttttataagagttTATTAATGCAGAGTAAACTTAAGACCatataaaaaatctaattaaaaaatgtttcaaataaaattcaaacttaaaCTGTACTAAATCAgtgaacaaatttttttaatcacttAAGTGTGTTAGAACATTTTTAATAGAGGGTTTTTAACTTCATAAGACATAATATCATATAGGTATTCTatttgagagaaaataaatgaatatacaatagaaataaatattttattaaacacCCTTTCGCaagttcatttaatttttatgttataaagTTAGTCATATTTATCTCATTATATTGTTGAAGAGTCATAAATAAGTGATGTCCAGACGCAACACTTATATAACTATTTAAAAGTGAAATTCTCTATTAAGTAGAGGGTTAgtcactaaaattaaaaaacataattggTGATGTAGAGCAAATAtgaaataaactatttttattatagaaattataattaataattttttttatcataatatattatttattattaaaatcagctcaactaattattattttaaaaaccaaGCATagtttaaatgttatatttaatGTAACACAGATAAAGTAGTAGATTTTTGAATAGGAAGTAAGTTTAATTTTACACCGTTTTCCAAAGAAGTGCGATCGAATGGGTAAAAATGAGGCAGCACATTTTTGgcgccctaaaccctaaaaaaaaaaaataacgaaaaatcaaaccaaataaaaaaaacagaatCCACCAACAACAACCCTCTTTCAATTCAACTTCAACTTCGTGAATACCTATGATATTGATTATAGTATTTTCTTGCAGATCTACGAACCTCTTTACTTAATCTTTCTAAGGTTGAGGTTAATATCCACACACACTTTCAATTGAAACTGCCccaattttgaattatttctgaagaagataaaaaaaaaaaaaatgttttggttGAGACCCATTTTGCGTTCACATTCACGATCTTCTTCTCTTTGGGTGCTGCACCATTCTTCTAATGGTTATTGCAGTTCCTTTTCAACTTCCTCAGCAGCTGCAATTCATGCTGAGAAAACCATTAACCAAGGACCCAGAAATGATTGGACTAAAGATGAAGTCAAATCCATCTATGACTCTCCCATTCTCGATCTTCTATTCCATGGGGTTAGTCACTTTTTTTCACCTTTTCTGTTTTTTCTTTAATGGGTTcctttagaaattttaaattagaaaatcCCTTTCTTTTTTTAgctaaagttttgatttttgagtGGATAAGGGAAACCCACCAAGGAAAAGagtcattttttcttttgttggaaAATTTTGGAATGGTagcattgtaaaaaaaatgttgtaattttgtgttttttgtGATTTATTAGGCTCAGGTTCATAGACATGCTCATAACTTTAGGGAAGTGCAACAGTGTACTCTTCTATCTGTTAAAACAGGTGGATGTAGTGAGGATTGTTCTTATTGCCCTCAGTCATCTAGATATGATACAGGACTCAAAGGTCAAAGACTTTTGAACAAGGATGCTGTTCTCCAAGCTGCAACGAAGGTAAAACTCCgattattttgtgaaaatattttgtttttattttctaaatgtgTGCTTATTGTTATGGAGAAATATGAAATGCAAATTAATGAATATGCATTTCCAAAAAGaatgaaaactttttttttacattttcattgtttctaTTAATGTAGACAATTGTTCACTGTAAAAAGTCTCTTACCTCTTTGTGAAAAGGtaacacaaattttagaaaatgaaaatagaaaatattttcagAAATTAAATGGCCCCTAATCTTTTTACTAATAATCAATACTGTGAATTGTGATGCTATTATGCATCTCTGGAAAAAGTCCAAGGATCTTGTTCTGGCTCTCAGATGATTATGTCATGTATAAATGTTGCATATTCATATTGGACCCTAATTAGTTTAAATATCATGTACTGTCTTGGTATTTAAATAAAGAAACGTGTCTTTATTTGGAAATCATGCTTTTGGGATTTGGCTGTTCAGAACAAGAGGGTGTGAAGTTTGGAGTTAAAACCATTTATGGAAAAATTAACTATTGAAATAACTGCATAGTTTTCTTATGTGCAAGGATTTTATCACAATTTCATTTGTTTGAGTTTCTACTTTTCAATCAATTGTTATCATTGCTCTTTATCCTCTAAGGTCAAACCCCTtgattctctctctctctctctctctctctcttatgCAAACACAAATCGTGCATCTTATTGCTTGTTTGCTGCTATGCTTTTTCTTGAATAATGTGGAGAATCTTTTTCTTGTAGGCAAAAGAGGCTGGAAGTACTCGCTTTTGTATGGGTGCTGCATGGAGGGATACAATAGGAAGAAAGACCAACTTCAATCAGATACTTGAATATGTAAAAGAAATAAAGTAAGTCAacttcattttatatttgtcttCATTGTCAAGTACTATGAAAGGATCCTAGGAGTCTAGGAATATAGCTTTTCTTATTctgatttgtttgagagatgtAATAAAAGGTTGGTCTGGGCTGCATGCAATCTGCAATATACACTTAAGTTTTTAGGTATCGCATTTGAAATGGCAGAATTTGAGCAAATCACTATGGTTACACGAtatgctatttagtacaaaCTATTGTCAAATTGCGGCATTATAAAACTGTTGCATagaggaatttgaacaaatcactATTTTTCGTGATCGCTATCGACAACAGTGGatattactttaatatatagttaattCATAGGTAAATATGATAACACTTGGTCTGTCTCTCTGTCATTTTAGGGGTATGGGTATGGAGGTGTGTTGCACACTTGGCATGCTGGATAAAGATCAAGCCGGTGAACTCAAGAAGGCGGGTCTTACTGCCTATAATCACAATCTCGACACTTCAAGAGAATACTATCCAAACATCATCACAACAAGGACTTATGATGAACGCCTACAAACCCTCGAGTTTGTTCGTGATGCAGGGATTAATGTTTGTTCTGGTAATCTAGACTTCAAATACCATGAAATATGTCAATAGTTTGTTAATTCATAATCAAGTTCTGCCAGATAATTATAATATGGAATTTACAAAGTTTTTCCTTGATTAGAAAATAGCACATCCCCAAACATGGCTTTCTTTGTGTTATATGTTATGTATCTTTTTAAACAACAATTgtgtttcattttttcttttctttcaattttatcataataaTCTGACTAGGTGAAAATGTTTACAGGAGGAATTATCGGGCTTGGGGAAGCAGAGGAGGACCGTATAGGTTTGTTACATACATTATCAACCCTTCCCTCACATCCAGAGAGTGTTCCTATTAATGCACTTGTTGCTGTAAAAGGAACCCCTCTTGAGGATCAGAAggtgagtttatttaaattgattatttgtTAAActaaagtaaaaacaaaaatgtttaaTCGCCATTCGCAGATCTTGGGGATATTACTAATAGAGCTTAATTTTTAGTTGTCTAGTTGTTGACATAAAAAGGCATGCATTTGAAATGTTGAATTGTTAGATTAGCCTTAATCATATTAGGGGGTGTTTTTTTCATGGTTAGAAAAATAATTCCCAGGAATGTGGAGGTTACAAATACAGATTCCTATTTTTGTTACAAAGTTAGAAAATTAATTCCAACAAAATGGTTGGGAAATAAAAGTTCCCAAGGTCTTAATAAACTTTTGGTAACTACCTATATTCCCATTCTTACAAATAACTCCTAGGAATATGATTAGTATTAACCAAACACAATTCCTATAAAATACCCAGGAATAAAATTCCCATTATTATTTCCCAAGAAAGTTATTCTTGGGAGTAGATATTCCAACTGTGAAACAAACGCCCCCTTAGACTTAATTATCGTATCACACAAATTATTACTATCATAATGCTTTTGGGTTATTATGCATGAAGAACATGACAACTGTTCACTTTTTCCTCAGCCTGTTGAAATATGGGAGATGATTCGCATGATTGCAACTGCGCGTATCACAATGCCAAAGGCAATGGTGAGGTTATCGGCCGGTAGAGTTCGGTTCTCGATGCCTGAGCAGGCACTGTGTTTTCTAGCTGGTGCCAATTCTATCTTTGCTGGTGAAAAACTTCTCACAACTGCTAACAATGATTTTGATGCTGATCAACTAATGTTTAAAGTTCTTGGTCTGCTTCCAAAAGCTCCAAGCTTAAATGAAGATGAGGCAGAGGACTTTAAAGAAGCAGCTTCTTCTAGTTGAGATTTATGTTAACATCTGCAATCCTTCAACTTGGATCCTCAATTCTACTCTTTTCTCCCTTTATTCAGATACACTGTATGTTAGGTATCACTGAATTTGCCTTTGAAGGCAAActccaataaaacaaaaatatt
It includes:
- the LOC101506116 gene encoding biotin synthase, mitochondrial; translation: MFWLRPILRSHSRSSSLWVLHHSSNGYCSSFSTSSAAAIHAEKTINQGPRNDWTKDEVKSIYDSPILDLLFHGAQVHRHAHNFREVQQCTLLSVKTGGCSEDCSYCPQSSRYDTGLKGQRLLNKDAVLQAATKAKEAGSTRFCMGAAWRDTIGRKTNFNQILEYVKEIKGMGMEVCCTLGMLDKDQAGELKKAGLTAYNHNLDTSREYYPNIITTRTYDERLQTLEFVRDAGINVCSGGIIGLGEAEEDRIGLLHTLSTLPSHPESVPINALVAVKGTPLEDQKPVEIWEMIRMIATARITMPKAMVRLSAGRVRFSMPEQALCFLAGANSIFAGEKLLTTANNDFDADQLMFKVLGLLPKAPSLNEDEAEDFKEAASSS